From Amia ocellicauda isolate fAmiCal2 chromosome 12, fAmiCal2.hap1, whole genome shotgun sequence, a single genomic window includes:
- the LOC136765026 gene encoding mucin-2-like — MEAPTTTNTEASTTTSSVSTASTDASTTTTEASITTTETPTTSTIAASTTTTEAPTTTTTAASITTTEASTTITEASTTTTEAPTTTTTESPITTTEAPTITTIAPSTTTTEASTTITTAASTSTTEASTTTTAAPTTTTTTESPTTTPEVPTTSTVAASTTTTEAPTTTTTADSTATTEASTITTEAPTTTTTESPITTTEASTTTTAAPTTTTAVASTTITESPTTTTRASRTTTEAYTSTTEAPTTTTTESPTSTTEAPTTTTEAPTTSTVAASTTTTEAPTTTTSATTTTTDVFTTTMEAPTTTNTEASTTTSSVSTASTDASTTTTEASITTTETPTTSTIAASTTTTEVPTTTTTAASITTTEASTTITEASTTTTEAPTTTTTESPTTTTEASTTTTASPTTTTTESPITKTEAPTTTTIAPSTTTTEASTTITTAASTSTTEASTTIMAAPTTTTAVASTTTTEAPTTTTRAFRTTTEAPTTTTTADSTTTTEAYTSTTEAPTTTTTESPTTTPEAPTTTTEVPTTSTVVASTTTTEAPTTTTLAYSTTISAPPTTTTSATTASTDASTTTTEVSITTTETPTTTTIAAPNTTSEPPTTTVEVPSSTTSEPPTTTIEASTKSIAAPTTNTTAASTTTTEAPTSTTTADSTTTTETPTSTTTADSTTTTEAYTTTTISASTTTTEAPTTTTTADSTTTTEARTSISEVSTTTTEAPTTTTTADTTTTTEASTTTTEAPTTTTIASTTTTTTTASTTTTEASTTTMEVPTTTTTESPTTTPEAPTTTTEVPTTTPTTTTTESPTTTTTADSTTTTEASTTITEASTTTTEAPTTTTTESPITTMSAPTTTTAVASTTTTEAPTTTTRASRTTTEAPTTTTTADSTTTTEAYTTTTEAPATTTTESPTTTSEAPTTTTEVPTTNSTTTTEGSTTTMEAPTTTTTESPITTTEAPTTTTISAFTTTTEAPTTTTTAHSTTTTEARTSIAEASTTTTEAPTTTTTAVFTTTTEAPTTTTTASTFATVASTTTTEAPTTTTTVASITITESPITTTEAPTTTTIATSTTTTEAPTTSTEVFTTTTEVSTTKTEAPTTTTTEAPTTTSAYNYSSN, encoded by the exons ATGgaagctccaactaccaccaaCACTGAAGCATCCACTACTACATCTTCAGTTTCAACGGCTTCAACTGATgcatccactaccacaactgaagcttctATTACTACTACAGAAACTCCTACTACCTCTACAATTGCAGCttccactactactactgaagctcccactaccactacaactgcagcttccattACTACAACTGAAGCTTCCACTACTATTACTGAAGCTTCCACTACAACAACGgaagctccaactaccaccaccactgaatctcccattaccacaactgaagctccaacTATCACTACAATTGCACCTtcaactactactactgaagcttccactaccattacaactgcagcttcaactTCTACAACTGAAGCTTCCACCACCACAACggcagctccaactaccaccaccaccactgaatcTCCCACTACTACTCCTGAAGTGCCTACTACCAGTACAGTTGCAGCttccactactactactgaagctcccactaccactacAACTGCAGATTCCACTGCAACAACTGAAGCTTCCACTATAACAACAgaagctccaactaccaccaccactgaatctcccattaccacaactgaagcttccaCCACCACAACggcagctccaactaccaccactGCTGTAGCTTCAACTACCATAACtgaatctcccactaccacaactagAGCTTCCAGAACTACTACTGAAGCTTACACTTCTACTACTgaagctccaactaccaccaccactgaatCTCCAACTAGcacaactgaagctccaactaccacaactgaagcgcCTACTACCAGTACAGTTGCAGCttccactactactactgaagctcccactacaacaactTCAGCTACAACTACTACAACTGATGTGTTCACTACCACAATGgaagctccaactaccaccaaCACTGAAGCATCCACTACCACATCTTCAGTTTCAACTGCTTCAACTGATgcatccactaccacaactgaagcttctATTACTACTACAGAAACTCCTACTACCTCTACAATTGCAGCTTCCACCACTACTACTGAAGTTCCCACTaccactacaactgcagcttccattACTACAACAGAAGCTTCCACTACTATTACTGAAGCTTCCACTACAACAACGgaagctccaactaccaccaccactgaatctcccactactacaactgaagCTTCCACCACCACAACGGCAtctccaactaccaccaccactgaatCTCCCATTACCAAAACTGAAGCTCCAACTACCACTACAATTGCACCTTCAACAACTACTACTGAAGCTTCCACTACCattacaactgcagcttcaactTCTACAACTGAAGCTTCCACCACCATAATggcagctccaactaccaccactGCTGTAGCTtcaactaccacaactgaagctcccactaccacaactagAGCTTTCAGAACTACTACTGAAGCTCCAACTACCACTACAACTGCAGATTCCACTACAACAACTGAAGCTTACACTTCTACTACTgaagctccaactaccaccaccactgaatCTCCCACTACTACtcctgaagctcccactaccacaactgaagtgcCTACTACCAGTACAGTTGTAGCttccactactactactgaagctcccactaccacaacgtTAGCGTACAGTACCACCATATCTGCAcctcccactacaacaactTCAGCTACAACTGCTTCAACTGATgcatccactaccacaactgaagtttCTATTACTACTACAGAAACCCCTACTACCACTACAATTGCAGCTCCCAATACCACATCTGAACCACCCACTACAACAGTGGAAGTTCCCTCTTCCACCACATCTGAACCTCCCACAACCACAATTGAAGCTTCCACTAAGAGTAttgcagctccaactaccaacaccactgcagcttccactactacaactgaagctcccacttccACTACAACTGCAGATTCCACTacaacaactgaaactcccacttcCACTACAACTGCAGATTCCACTACAACAACTGAAGCTTACACTACTACTACAATTTCAGCTTCCACAACTactactgaagctcccactaccactacAACTGCAgattccactaccacaactgaagctcgcACTTCCATTTCTGAAGTctccactactactactgaagctcccactaccactacAACTGCAGataccactaccacaactgaagcttccactactactactgaagctcccactaccacaactatagcttccactactactactactactacagcttctactactactactgaagcTTCCACTACAACAATGGAAGTaccaactaccaccaccactgaatCTCCCACTACTACTCcggaagctcccactaccacaactgaagtgcCTACTACCA ctccaactaccaccaccactgaatCTCCCACTACAACTACAACTGCAGattccactactacaactgaagCTTCCACTACTATTACTGAAGCTTCCACTACAACAACGgaagctccaactaccaccaccactgaatCTCCCATTACCACAATGtcagctccaactaccaccactGCTGTAGCTtcaactaccacaactgaagctcccactaccacaactagAGCTTCCAGAACTACTACTGAAGCTCCAACTACCACTACAACTGCAGATTCCACTACAACAACTGAAGCttacactactactactgaagCTCCAgctaccaccaccactgaatCTCCCACTACTActtctgaagctcccactaccacaactgaagtgcCTACTACCA attccactactacaactgaagGTTCCACTACAACAATGgaagctccaactaccaccaccactgaatctcccattaccacaactgaagctccaacTACCACTACAATTTCAGCTTTCACAACTactactgaagctcccactacaactACAACTGCAcattccactaccacaactgaagctcgcACTTCCATAGCTGAAGCttccactactactactgaagctcccactaccactacAACTGCAGTTTTCACTACCACAACAGAAGCACCTACTACCACAACTACAGCTTCAACTTTTGCAACTGtagcttccactaccacaacggaagctccaactaccaccaccactgTAGCTTCCATTACCATAACTGAATCTCCcattaccacaactgaagcCCCTACTACCACTACAATTGcaacttctactactactactgaagctcccactacttcAACTGAAGTTTTCACTACTACTACTGAAGTCTCCACTACCAAAACGgaagctccaactaccaccacaactgaagctcccactaccacatcTGCA TACAACTACAGCTCAAACTAG
- the LOC136765027 gene encoding mucin-2-like yields MWGGGTCCAAYAACAARNRTTPKRGREPGGVAQGEVEIQYPDVPRHFRACPPTTTTIAPSTTTEASTTITTAASTSTTEASTTTTAAPTTTTAVASTTITEAPTTTTTESPTTSPEAPTTTTEVPTTSTVAASTTTTEAPTTTTLAYSTTTSAPPTTTTSATTTTTDVFTTTTEAPTTTNTEAPNTTTEGSTTTSSVSTASTDASTTTTEVSITTTETPTTTTIAASITTTEASTTITEASTTTTEAPTTTTTESPITTTEAPTITTIATSTTTTEASTTTTAAPTTTTTESPTTTPEVPTTSTAADSTTTTEARTSIAEASTTTPEAPTTTTEVPTTSAVPASTTTEAPTTTTTADSTATTEASTTITVASTTTTEAPTTTTTESPITTTEAPTTTTIAPSTTTTEASTTITTAASTSTTEASTTTTAAPTTTTAVASTTITEAPTTTTTESPTTTTEAPTTTTLAYSTTTSAPPTTTTSATTTTTDAFTTTTEAPTTTNTEAPNTTTEGSTTTSSVSTASTDASTTTTEASITTTETPTTTTIAASTTTTEAPTTTTTAASITTTEASTTITEASTTTTEAPTTTTTESPITTTEAPTITTIATSTTTTEASTTTTAAPTTTTTESPTTTPEVPTTSTAADSTTTTEARTSIAEASTTTPEAPTTTTEVPTTSAVPASTTTEAPTTTTTADSTTTTEASTTITEASITTTEAPTTTTTESPITTTEAPTTTTTESPITTTAAPTTTTAVSSTTITEAPTTTTRPSRTTTEAPTTTTTADSTTTTEAYTTTPEAPTTTTEVPTTTSTSTTEASTTTTAAPTTTTAVASTTVTEAPTTTTRASRTTTEAYTSTTEAPTTTTTESPTTTPEAPTTTTEVPTTSTVAASTTTTEAPTTTTTADSTATTEAYTTTTEASTTTMEAPTTTTTESPTTTPEAPTTTTEVPTTSTVAASTTTTEAPTTTTLAYSTTTSAPPTTTTSAPTTTTDVFTTTMEAPTTTNTEASTTTSSVSTASTDASTTTTEASITTTETPTTSTIAASTTTTEASTTITEASTTTTEAPTTTTTESPITTTEAPTTTTIAPSTTTTEASTTITAAASTSTTEASTTTTAAPTTTTTTESPTTTPEVPTTSTVAASTTTTEAPTTTTTADSTTTTEASTTITEASNITTEAPTTTTTESPTTTPESFQNYY; encoded by the exons ATGTGGGGGGGCGGCACCTGTTGCGCTGCCTATGCTGCCTGCGCGGCCAGGAACAGGACGACGccgaagagggggagggagcccggggGCGTTGCtcagggagaggtggagatccAGTACCCAGATGTCCCCCGTCACTTCCGGGCGTGCC ctccaacTACCACTACAATTGCACCTTCAACTACTACTGAAGCTTCCACTACCattacaactgcagcttcaactTCTACAACTGAAGCTTCCACCACCACAACggcagctccaactaccaccactGCTGTAGCTTCAACTACCataactgaagctcccactaccaccaccactgaatCTCCCACTACTTCtcctgaagctcccactaccacaactgaagtgcCTACTACCAGTACAGTTGCAGCttccactactactactgaagctcccactaccacaacgtTAGCATACAGTACCACCACATCTGCAcctcccactacaacaactTCAGCTACAACTACTACAACTGATGTGTTCACTACCACAACGgaagctccaactaccaccaaCACTGAAGCTCCCAATACCACAACTGAAGGATCCACTACCACATCTTCAGTTTCAACTGCTTCAACTGATgcatccactaccacaactgaagtttCTATTACAACTACAGAAACTCCTACTACCACTACAATTGCAGCTTCCATTACTACAACAGAAGCTTCCACTACTATTACTGAAGCTTCCACTACAACAACGgaagctccaactaccaccaccactgaatctcccattaccacaactgaagctccaacTATCACTACAATTGCAACTTCAACTACTACAACTGAAGCTTCCACCACCACAACggcagctccaactaccaccaccactgaatCTCCCACTACTACTCCTGAAGTGCCTACTACCAGTACAGCTGCAGattccactactacaactgaagCTCGCACTTCCATAGCTGAAGCTTCCACTACTACtcctgaagctcccactaccacaactgaagtgcCTACTACCAGTGCAGTTCCAGCTTCCACTactactgaagctcccactaccactacAACTGCAGATTCCACTGCAACAACTGAAGCTTCCACTACTATTACAGTAGCTTCCACTACAACAACAgaagctccaactaccaccaccactgaatctcccattaccacaactgaagctccaacTACCACTACAATTGCACCTtcaactactactactgaagcttccactaccattacaactgcagcttcaactTCTACAACTGAAGCTTCCACCACCACAACggcagctccaactaccaccactGCTGTAGCTTCAACTACCataactgaagctcccactaccaccaccactgaatctcccactactactactgaagctcccactaccacaacgtTAGCATACAGTACCACCACATCTGCAcctcccactacaacaactTCAGCTACAACTACTACAACTGATGCGTTCACTACCACAACGgaagctccaactaccaccaaCACTGAAGCTCCCAATACCACAACTGAAGGATCCACTACCACATCTTCAGTTTCAACTGCTTCAACTGATgcatccactaccacaactgaagcttctATTACAACTACAGAAACTCCTACTACCACTACAATTGCAGCttccactactactactgaagctcccactaccactacaactgcagcttccattACTACAACAGAAGCTTCCACTACTATTACTGAAGCTTCCACTACAACAACGgaagctccaactaccaccaccactgaatctcccattaccacaactgaagctccaacTATCACTACAATTGCAACTTCAACTACTACAACTGAAGCTTCCACCACCACAACggcagctccaactaccaccaccactgaatCTCCCACTACTACTCCTGAAGTGCCTACTACCAGTACAGCTGCAGattccactactacaactgaagCTCGCACTTCCATAGCTGAAGCTTCCACTACTACtcctgaagctcccactaccacaactgaagtgcCTACTACCAGTGCAGTTCCAGCTTCCACTactactgaagctcccactaccactacAACTGCAGattccactactacaactgaagCTTCCACTACTATTACTGAAGCTTCCATTACAACAACGgaagctccaactaccaccaccactgaatCTCCCATTACCACAACGgaagctccaactaccaccaccactgaatCTCCCATTACCACAACagcagctccaactaccaccactGCTGTATCTTCAACTACCataactgaagctcccactaccacaactagACCTTCCAGAACTACTACTGAAGCTCCAACTACCACTACAACTGCAGATTCCACTACAACAACTGAAGCTTACACTACTACtcctgaagctcccactaccacaactgaagtgcCTACTACCA cttcaactTCTACAACTGAAGCTTCCACCACCACAACggcagctccaactaccaccactGCTGTAGCTTCAACTACCgtaactgaagctcccactaccacaactagAGCTTCCAGAACTACTACTGAAGCTTACACTTCTACTACTgaagctccaactaccaccaccactgaatCTCCAACTACTACtcctgaagctcccactaccacaactgaagtgcCTACTACCAGTACAGTTGCAGCttccactactactactgaagctcccactaccactacAACTGCAGATTCCACTGCAACAACTGAAGCttacactactactactgaagCTTCCACTACAACAATGgaagctccaactaccaccaccactgaatCTCCCACTACTACtcctgaagctcccactaccacaactgaagtgcCTACTACCAGTACAGTTGCAGCttccactactactactgaagctcccactaccacaacgtTAGCGTACAGTACCACCACTTCTGCAcctcccactacaacaactTCAGCTCCAACTACTACAACTGATGTGTTCACTACCACAATGgaagctccaactaccaccaaCACTGAAGCATCCACTACTACATCTTCAGTTTCAACGGCTTCAACTGATgcatccactaccacaactgaagcttctATTACTACTACAGAAACTCCTACTACCTCTACAATTGCAGcttccactactacaactgaagCTTCCACTACTATTACTGAAGCTTCCACTACAACAACGgaagctccaactaccaccaccactgaatctcccattaccacaactgaagctccaacTACCACTACAATTGCACCATCAACAACTACTACTGAAGCTTCCACTACCATTACAGCTGCAGCTTCAACTTCTACAACTGAAGCTTCCACCACCACAACggcagctccaactaccaccaccaccactgaatcTCCCACTACTACTCCTGAAGTGCCTACTACCAGTACAGTTGCAGCttccactactactactgaagctcccactaccactacAACTGCAGattccactactacaactgaagCTTCCACTACTATTACAGAAGCTTCCAATATAACAACAgaagctccaactaccaccaccactgaatCTCCCACTACTACTCCTGAA AGCTTCCAGAACTACTACTGA